GACGTGTGGTGGTCGCGCAGTTCTGGGGACGCGTTGGCAGGGGACTACGAGCAGCTGACGCGCGAGATCCTCACGAGGATCGGTGACCGAGAGGCGGCCAAGAGTGCCTAGGCGAGTAGGAAAGAACGTGTTCGACGTCGCGCGGCAGGACGCCGGCGACCAACCGACCGCTCCGGCAGCCCCGGAACCTGAAGCCGCACCCCTCGGAGGGCTGCTTCGGCGGGTTTCCGAGGAGCGCGAGGGAGTCGAGCCAAGCACGCCGCAGCCACGCACTGACGTGCCCCGGCCCGCCGCCGGCGGGGCAGTTGTCGCTCCCCGTGGGCAGGGTGGGCGACCCGCCGGCAGCGACCGGGAGCCGGCCGGCATCACGGTCATCCCCGCCCGCGTCCCAGCGTCGCTGTACAGCGGAGCGCTCGACCTCGTAAAAGGCCGCGGCAAGCCGTCGTGGGGGCAGCTGGTGAGCTGGACGTGCCAGGACCACTCAGAGGCTGTCCTAGGGGCCATTGCTGGGCTTGTGGAGGCGGCGGAAGGTCCACGCCGTCTACGCGGACAGAACCGGGAGGGCGGCCCGACGACACAGGTCACGGCGCGGGTGACGGACGAGGAGCTGGAGGCAGTGGAGGCTCTACGCGCCTCCGCAGCCGACCGTGCTCAGCGCGACGTGACGCGCACGCTGGTGGTGATTGGCGCACTCCAGGTGGCCACCAGGCAGACCAACGCCGTCGTCTGACGCGGACAGGGGTTTCGGCCCCTTCGCCCACGGGCTCCCAACAGGGCCCATAAGGTTCCTGGGTGCCTAATCGTCTCGCCTTCCGCGCAAACGCATTGCGTGATGCCCGCGAAAAGGCTGGGTTGACCCAAACCCAGCTGGCCCGCTTGATCGGGGTCGCCGGTGGGGAGCGAGTGTCGCGGTGGGAGTTGGGCTCCTCGACCCCAAGGGCAGCGACGATCGGCAAACTGGCCAAGGCGCTGGGAATACGGGTCGTAGATCTGCTCGATGGTGTCGACGGGGCTGCTGACTTGCGCCTCCTGAGACTGGAGGCCGGGTACGACTCGCGGGAAACCGCGCGCAGGGCACATCTCGCGGCCGCGACATACATCCGCTGGGAGGCCGGCGCGTTTCGGAAGATGCCGCACGACGCTGACCTGACACCTCTAGCGAGTGTTCTAGGAGTCAGACTGGCGGAGCTAAAAGAGGCACTGGAGGTCTCGCGCAGTCGCCGCGAGAGCGCGGACTAGTCGGTTCCCTGCCCCAGATCGATGGTCCACAGTGCGGCCGTGGTGGCGTTGTCCAGCAACATGGGCTGGCTGGTGACCTTGACCGGGAGCCATGGGGCGTCGGTGCCGCGGAGCCGGATTGTCGCGGTCGCTGCGCCGTCGACCAGCCGATTCAGGCCCTGGACGCGGCTGGCGTCGTCAGGGTGAAAGATGTCGACGCCCGGGACGGCCCAGTCGATCACGGTAGGTGGCAAGTCGACCCACTGGATGATGTGTCCGGAGCGAACGTCGACGATCGCGCGGTGGGTGCCGGGCCGAACTGCGGCGTCGAGCACTCGCCGCTCGAGAACAGCCAGCTGAGGGGCCTGAGGAACGTCGTCGGCGGGCCCGATGTCGTGCGTGATGCCGTGCATGACGATCTGGGGGCCATCCGACGGTTCATGCAGGATCGCCCGACACGAGAAGTGTGCGGCACGCCGGTCTCCATCGTCACAGACGACCGTCCAAATCGCCTGGTGCTCGCTACCTGGTTGAGACTGCACGATCTTCGCCAGGGCTTCGGAGGCGTCAGGGCCGGCTGCAAGTCGCGTGAACGCCTCACCCATTGCTCGCTTCGTCCGCCGCTCATCTTTCGGCTGGTGGTAGAGGTCGAGCAACTCGTCAGAACCGGCGACCTCAAAAGTGGTGAGATTGAAATACCAGGCGCCAGCCAAATCGTGTGAAGGCGGCTCTGACACATTCGGCCCGCCGAGCCATAGCCAGGCGCCGTTGACGCGCCCGTCATAAGCGCGCAGTGGATGAGCCAGGCACCGTCGCCCACCAGCCGCAGTCACGTCGTACGGCTCCCCAGTGGCCGCCACCTGGCCGATCGCGGTCTGGGCCGCGGCCAGCGAAGCGCGATTGCGGGCGAAGAACTTCTCCAGCGGCACCATGTTCCGCGGGCGAGAGCCAAGGCCGATCAGCGTCGGTGGCTTGAGGCCGAATGTCTCGACGAGACACCACTCCGGGCTAGACATATTCCCCTTCCCCCTTCCGCCACGAGTCACTCACATGCGCGGAAGTCGAGTGTATCGACCGAGAGTCCGGGCCAGGAGTGACGCGATGTGGGAGTCGGGGCCGGCGTGAATAACGCGGGCCCCGCGCTGCTGACCCCGCACGATGGTGTGTGCGATCTGTTCGGCAGAGGACCTCGCCACCCGCCGATCGAAGCTCGCGGCTCGCACGGCTGGGTCTTCGTCAGCGGCGAAGCTGCCGTTACGGAGGATGTCGGTGTGGACTCCGCCGATGAGGGCCGTGCTCACACGGATGTTCGCGTTCTCGTGCTCGAGTTCGTTGGCCAGGGTCCGAGTGAAGCCGTAGACGCCTGCCTTGCTCGCCACGTAGGTCGCGTGCCTCGGAAAAGCGATGCCCTCGATCGCGCTCGATGCTGTGACGACGCTTGCCCCGGCCGCCAGATATGGCAGACAGGCGTGCACGGTCGCTATGGTGCCCACGAGGTTGATCTCGATGACACGGACGAGGTCGTCGAGGGTGCTCCGCTGGACCGTGCCGGTGTGCATCACCCCAGCGAAGGTAAAGAGACCGTCAAGAGATGGTACGGATTGCACCAAATCTGTGAGGTCGTGCCGGTATCGCGGGTGCGTAACGTCGAGGACCGCAAGGCGTGTCGGGCAAGGTAGTGCGGC
This genomic stretch from Branchiibius hedensis harbors:
- a CDS encoding helix-turn-helix transcriptional regulator, which encodes MPNRLAFRANALRDAREKAGLTQTQLARLIGVAGGERVSRWELGSSTPRAATIGKLAKALGIRVVDLLDGVDGAADLRLLRLEAGYDSRETARRAHLAAATYIRWEAGAFRKMPHDADLTPLASVLGVRLAELKEALEVSRSRRESAD
- a CDS encoding GAF domain-containing protein; translated protein: MSSPEWCLVETFGLKPPTLIGLGSRPRNMVPLEKFFARNRASLAAAQTAIGQVAATGEPYDVTAAGGRRCLAHPLRAYDGRVNGAWLWLGGPNVSEPPSHDLAGAWYFNLTTFEVAGSDELLDLYHQPKDERRTKRAMGEAFTRLAAGPDASEALAKIVQSQPGSEHQAIWTVVCDDGDRRAAHFSCRAILHEPSDGPQIVMHGITHDIGPADDVPQAPQLAVLERRVLDAAVRPGTHRAIVDVRSGHIIQWVDLPPTVIDWAVPGVDIFHPDDASRVQGLNRLVDGAATATIRLRGTDAPWLPVKVTSQPMLLDNATTAALWTIDLGQGTD
- a CDS encoding SDR family NAD(P)-dependent oxidoreductase → MPHGTALITGAAGGIGSALAHELSATHEELILVDTDGDSLSSLGAALPCPTRLAVLDVTHPRYRHDLTDLVQSVPSLDGLFTFAGVMHTGTVQRSTLDDLVRVIEINLVGTIATVHACLPYLAAGASVVTASSAIEGIAFPRHATYVASKAGVYGFTRTLANELEHENANIRVSTALIGGVHTDILRNGSFAADEDPAVRAASFDRRVARSSAEQIAHTIVRGQQRGARVIHAGPDSHIASLLARTLGRYTRLPRM